One stretch of Poecilia reticulata strain Guanapo linkage group LG21, Guppy_female_1.0+MT, whole genome shotgun sequence DNA includes these proteins:
- the LOC103457742 gene encoding tripartite motif-containing protein 35-like codes for MASNIPQSEAECTCPVCCDIFTDPVLLLCGHSFCQHCLQEWWRQSSLRTCPVCKEMFHMTHPPRNLALRNLSDSLRQERSKRAGSKEICLLHGEKLKLFCQDDQQSICVICRDSKTHTKHKCVPINEAAKEYRIKIQINVSSLKTKQGVFEKQKTNWENMATLIKLQAQQTEKTIRGEFQKLYHFLRKEEAGRIDACRREAKLKSDAMNVRIINLTAEISELKEKIKTMEDQIRAEDLSFILCAKSTLERSLCKLQEPKTPEGCLIDVGQHVGNLQFSILQKMAGIVTYTPVFLDPNTCDSSLTVSENLTSSTKSDKNHPSYSNPERMSGRNLLGYQGFNSGM; via the exons ATGGCTTCAAACATCCCACAGTCTGAGGCCGAGTGCACATGTCCTGTGTGCTGTGACATATTTACTGATCCTGTTCTGTTGCTGTGTGGCCACAGCTTCTGCCAGCATTGCTTACAGGAGTGGTGGAGACAGAGCTCACTGAGGACATGCCCGGTCTGTAAGGAGATGTTTCATATGACTCATCCGCCTCGAAATCTGGCCCTGAGAAACCTGTCTGACTCATTGAGGCAGGAGAGGAGCAAGAGAGCTGGATCCAAGGAGATTTGTTTATTGCATGGTGAGAAGTTGAAACTCTTCTGTCAGGATGACCAACAATCCATCTGTGTGATTTGTCGGGATtcgaaaacacacacaaaacacaaatgtgttccCATTAATGAAGCAGCAAAGGAGTACCGT ATTAAAATTCAGATAAATGTTAGCAGCCTGAAAACTAAGCAGGGAGTTTTTGAGAAGCAAAAAACTAATTGGGAGAACATGGCAACCCTGATTAAG CTACAGGCTCAGCAGACAGAGAAAACCATCAGAGGAGAGTTTCAGAAACTGTATCACTTCCTGAGAAAAGAGGAGGCAGGCCGGATAGATGCGTGTCGGAGAGAAGCAAAACTTAAGAGTGACGCAATGAATGTCAGGATTATAAACCTAACTGCAGAGATTTCTGAGCTCAAGGAAAAAATCAAAACCATGGAAGATCAGATAAGAGCAGAAGACCTGTCATTCATCCTG TGTGCAAAATCAACACTGGAAAG ATCTCTGTGCAAGCTACAAGAGCCAAAGACCCCAGAAGGATGTCTGATTGATGTGGGTCAACATGTTGGAAACCTTCAGTTTTCAATCTTACAAAAGATGGCTGGAATAGTAACATACa ccCCTGTATTTTTGGATCCTAACACCTGTGATAGTTCTCTGACTGTATCAGAAAACTTAACCAGTTCAACAAAAAGTGATAAGAATCATCCATCTTACTCCAACCCTGAGAGGATGTCTGGTCGAAACCTTCTCGGCTATCAAGGTTTTAACTCTGGGATGTAG